In a single window of the Methanobacterium formicicum genome:
- a CDS encoding zinc-ribbon domain-containing protein, whose amino-acid sequence MVYCHNCGTKNEDDAEFCSKCGEPLRDVTDYDRRRRHHRDDRYYRQKNECFGLPHGNIIGPVIGGVILILVGVTAFTGFTNIWQYVWPAFIIIIGLLIVIGAVYRSQRK is encoded by the coding sequence ATGGTGTACTGTCATAACTGTGGCACTAAAAATGAAGATGATGCTGAATTTTGTTCTAAATGTGGAGAACCATTACGGGATGTAACTGATTATGATAGAAGGCGCCGACATCACCGTGACGACCGTTACTACCGTCAGAAGAATGAATGTTTCGGTTTGCCCCATGGAAACATTATAGGACCTGTCATTGGAGGAGTTATATTAATCTTGGTGGGTGTAACCGCCTTTACCGGTTTTACCAACATCTGGCAATATGTCTGGCCAGCGTTTATCATCATCATTGGACTGTTAATAGTGATCGGTGCTGTTTACCGCTCCCAGAGAAAATAA
- a CDS encoding B12-binding domain-containing radical SAM protein, with protein sequence MKVLFVEPPKVLWFVMGEYMPPPLGILQLAAYLESKNDKWDISVLDCQAEGLGWTKLERYLEQAEADVVVASALATCNTYTILRTLEIAKKVNPEVKTVVGGQHFTALADESLKMYPEIDFIIRGEGEETLNDLVRNLDQILPLSGVKGLSFRHGTEIIHNPPRPLLENLDDLPFPGYHLVEEHMDKYHFKMMAYSGAGYALVEASRGCPHKCTFCSQWQHWQGKWRPKSPGRIADEMEHIYNEYGVSFLWLTDDNLGLGSRTSALCDELISRGISQDISWFLQARSDDIVRNQDILPKMRKAGNYWIMAGLERHDSTALIDYHKEIKASDAKLSMDLLKENDIFSQATLITGDRRDSHESIQELRDFVNYVDPDIAIFMILTPFPGTPLYEAAVKQGWLEDDNWANFDMVHAVMPTQHLSTTEVQEELYQCYRSFYGSMKRRVSGLFSRNKFKRQTYRYMAGQGLMQSFRDMYQI encoded by the coding sequence ATGAAAGTTTTGTTTGTTGAACCTCCAAAAGTCCTGTGGTTTGTTATGGGTGAATACATGCCACCACCTCTGGGGATACTTCAGTTAGCCGCATATTTAGAGTCAAAAAATGATAAATGGGATATTTCCGTCCTGGATTGTCAGGCTGAAGGTTTGGGCTGGACTAAGTTAGAAAGATACCTGGAGCAGGCTGAAGCCGACGTGGTGGTGGCCAGTGCCCTGGCAACCTGCAACACCTATACTATTCTCCGCACACTGGAAATAGCAAAGAAGGTAAATCCTGAGGTTAAAACTGTGGTGGGAGGCCAACATTTCACCGCTCTAGCTGATGAAAGCCTTAAAATGTATCCAGAAATCGATTTCATAATCCGAGGGGAAGGAGAAGAAACTCTAAACGATTTGGTGAGGAATTTGGACCAAATACTGCCCCTTTCTGGTGTTAAGGGGCTTTCATTTCGACACGGAACAGAGATTATTCACAATCCACCCCGCCCCCTCCTGGAAAATCTTGATGATCTCCCCTTCCCGGGTTACCACCTGGTGGAGGAACATATGGACAAGTATCATTTTAAAATGATGGCCTACTCCGGGGCGGGATATGCCCTGGTGGAGGCTTCACGGGGATGCCCCCATAAATGCACCTTCTGCTCCCAATGGCAGCACTGGCAGGGAAAATGGAGGCCTAAATCCCCAGGAAGAATTGCCGATGAGATGGAGCACATCTATAATGAGTACGGTGTCAGTTTCCTGTGGCTCACCGATGATAACCTGGGCCTGGGAAGCAGAACCAGTGCACTGTGTGATGAACTCATTAGCCGTGGAATTTCCCAGGATATCTCCTGGTTCCTCCAGGCACGGAGTGATGATATTGTAAGGAATCAGGACATCCTTCCTAAAATGAGAAAAGCCGGTAACTACTGGATAATGGCGGGATTGGAACGCCACGACTCCACGGCACTCATTGATTATCACAAGGAGATTAAAGCTTCGGATGCCAAGCTTTCCATGGATTTATTAAAGGAAAACGATATCTTTTCCCAGGCCACGCTCATCACCGGGGATCGCCGTGATTCCCATGAATCCATCCAGGAGTTAAGGGATTTTGTTAACTACGTGGACCCGGACATAGCTATTTTTATGATCCTGACACCATTTCCTGGAACACCCCTCTATGAAGCTGCAGTGAAGCAGGGATGGCTGGAGGATGATAACTGGGCCAACTTTGACATGGTTCATGCCGTTATGCCCACCCAACATCTTTCCACCACCGAAGTCCAGGAAGAATTATACCAGTGTTACCGAAGCTTTTACGGTAGTATGAAGAGGCGAGTTTCTGGATTGTTCTCCCGGAATAAATTTAAAAGACAAACCTATCGTTACATGGCTGGCCAGGGGCTAATGCAATCATTCCGAGACATGTATCAAATTTGA
- a CDS encoding sulfite oxidase-like oxidoreductase, with protein sequence MKKVLKRFLKGDSHSLDDETVQTILRDKDVIVSPDTQREIRIPPGQHEDNSWPVLHAGQVAKIVPEKWELEIGGLVDEEVKLNYQEFMDLPRVQVFSDIHCVTSWSKLNNLWEGVSTSTIKELVGIRPEAKYVLVHAHKNFTTNLSLEDFFAPDVLLATHHNGNALSSPHGGPVRLVVPRLYFWKSAKWVTGLEFLAEDKRGFWESAGYHNHGDPWKEERYSWQENLE encoded by the coding sequence AAAACGGTTTTTAAAGGGGGATTCCCACTCCCTGGACGATGAAACTGTCCAGACTATTTTAAGGGATAAAGATGTCATTGTAAGTCCTGATACTCAAAGGGAGATTAGGATTCCACCGGGACAGCATGAGGATAACAGCTGGCCAGTGTTACATGCTGGGCAAGTGGCTAAGATTGTTCCTGAGAAATGGGAACTTGAAATAGGGGGCCTGGTGGATGAAGAGGTTAAACTCAATTACCAGGAGTTCATGGACTTACCCCGAGTACAGGTCTTCTCAGACATACACTGTGTCACGTCCTGGTCTAAATTAAACAATTTATGGGAGGGAGTGAGCACATCAACCATTAAAGAACTGGTAGGAATACGTCCCGAGGCTAAATATGTTCTGGTGCACGCCCATAAGAATTTCACCACCAACCTTTCCCTGGAGGATTTTTTTGCCCCGGATGTTTTACTGGCCACCCACCACAATGGAAATGCCTTAAGCTCTCCCCATGGAGGGCCGGTGCGCCTGGTTGTCCCCCGCCTGTACTTCTGGAAAAGTGCCAAATGGGTAACTGGACTGGAATTTTTGGCTGAGGATAAACGTGGATTCTGGGAGTCAGCTGGTTATCACAACCATGGAGACCCCTGGAAGGAAGAACGTTACAGCTGGCAGGAGAATTTAGAGTAA